One window from the genome of Cyclobacterium amurskyense encodes:
- the tyrS gene encoding tyrosine--tRNA ligase encodes MNDFIAELKWRGMIQDMTAGLEEHIQKGTAAAYLGFDPTADSLHIGHLVGVMTLLHFQRSGHQPVALIGGATGMIGDPSFKSAERNLLDKATLDQNIAGIRKQLEKFLDFDAEASNKAVLVNNYDWMSEFSFLEFIRDVGKYITVNYMMAKDSVKRRLEDGNGLSFTEFTYQLIQGYDFYYLWKNKGCSIQLGGSDQWGNIVTGTELIRKKEGGEAYALTVPLITKADGTKFGKTEGGSVWLDPEKTSPYAFYQFWLNVSDEDASKYIRIFTTLDQKTVEDLEKEHQEAPHLRALQKALAKDITILVHSEKEYEVALKASGILFGKSSLEDLATLDERTFLQVFDGVDVIEMDQATYENAESALDLLTLDQTIFKSKGEARKMIQGGGVSINKEKIENPNNKVETTLLQDKYLLVQKGKKNYYIIKVLS; translated from the coding sequence ATGAATGATTTTATAGCTGAATTAAAGTGGCGGGGCATGATACAGGACATGACCGCAGGATTAGAAGAACATATACAAAAAGGAACAGCAGCAGCCTATCTTGGTTTCGACCCTACTGCCGACTCACTTCATATAGGCCATTTGGTTGGGGTAATGACCTTACTCCATTTTCAGCGCTCAGGGCATCAACCCGTTGCGCTTATAGGTGGAGCTACAGGTATGATTGGAGATCCATCCTTTAAATCAGCTGAAAGAAACCTATTGGACAAAGCTACCCTGGATCAAAACATTGCCGGAATTCGTAAGCAATTAGAGAAATTTTTAGATTTTGATGCAGAGGCATCAAATAAAGCAGTCTTGGTTAACAACTATGACTGGATGTCTGAATTTTCATTTTTGGAATTCATCCGAGATGTTGGTAAGTACATTACCGTCAATTATATGATGGCAAAAGATTCTGTAAAAAGAAGGCTTGAAGATGGCAATGGATTGTCATTTACAGAGTTTACCTACCAGTTGATTCAAGGGTATGATTTTTATTACCTATGGAAAAACAAAGGATGCAGCATACAATTAGGCGGTTCTGATCAGTGGGGAAATATTGTGACGGGTACTGAATTGATCAGGAAAAAAGAAGGTGGAGAGGCTTATGCCCTAACTGTTCCGCTTATTACAAAAGCTGATGGAACAAAATTTGGGAAAACTGAAGGTGGCAGTGTTTGGTTAGACCCAGAAAAAACTTCCCCTTATGCATTTTACCAGTTTTGGCTTAATGTTTCTGATGAAGACGCATCCAAATACATCCGGATTTTCACCACCTTGGACCAAAAAACTGTTGAGGATTTAGAGAAAGAGCACCAAGAAGCGCCCCATCTTCGGGCTTTACAAAAAGCCTTGGCAAAAGACATCACCATTCTGGTTCACAGTGAAAAAGAATACGAGGTGGCCCTTAAAGCTTCTGGAATTCTTTTCGGCAAATCATCGCTCGAAGATTTGGCTACCTTGGATGAGCGTACTTTTCTTCAGGTTTTTGATGGTGTAGATGTGATTGAAATGGATCAAGCTACCTATGAAAATGCAGAAAGCGCTCTTGATTTATTGACCTTAGACCAAACAATTTTTAAATCTAAAGGTGAAGCCAGAAAAATGATTCAAGGGGGTGGAGTTTCTATTAATAAGGAAAAGATAGAAAATCCAAACAACAAGGTGGAGACAACCTTGCTCCAAGACAAATACCTTTTGGTACAAAAAGGAAAGAAAAATTATTATATAATCAAGGTGCTTTCCTAA
- a CDS encoding TetR/AcrR family transcriptional regulator, which produces MGVYERQQKEKKILESAIVLFGDKGLHATKVEDVAKKAKISKGLVYFYYKSKEDLYMAITKKGIEELKEVFNKSFGKGKDKTGIEVMTDLVNGYFLFVQEKKVFHDAILYFLSVLELYQQDQDKVNPLLLESQYFNKLLQSHNDLAKIGIKAISQGIKDGSMRPDLQADSTFYTIWSMLIGYCKLNGSVNLEPNDIKINSESWKNGFNKILFEILKGTNNPFKTQPVQGNLF; this is translated from the coding sequence ATGGGCGTTTACGAAAGACAGCAAAAAGAGAAAAAAATCCTTGAATCAGCCATTGTCTTGTTTGGTGATAAGGGACTCCATGCCACCAAGGTCGAAGACGTAGCCAAGAAAGCCAAAATAAGTAAAGGTCTTGTTTATTTTTATTATAAAAGTAAAGAAGACCTTTACATGGCCATTACAAAAAAAGGTATTGAAGAATTAAAGGAGGTCTTCAATAAATCTTTCGGTAAAGGAAAAGACAAAACAGGAATTGAGGTAATGACCGATTTGGTCAATGGCTATTTTCTATTTGTACAGGAAAAGAAAGTTTTCCATGATGCCATTCTCTACTTCCTATCAGTTTTGGAACTGTATCAGCAAGACCAGGATAAAGTAAATCCTTTGCTTTTGGAAAGTCAATATTTTAATAAATTGCTCCAAAGCCATAACGATTTGGCAAAAATTGGTATCAAAGCCATTTCACAAGGGATCAAAGATGGCAGTATGCGGCCTGACCTACAAGCAGATAGTACTTTCTATACCATTTGGAGCATGTTAATAGGCTATTGCAAATTGAACGGTTCAGTCAACTTAGAGCCCAATGACATAAAAATTAATAGTGAGAGTTGGAAAAATGGCTTTAATAAAATCCTTTTTGAAATTCTAAAAGGGACCAATAACCCATTCAAAACCCAACCCGTCCAAGGAAACCTCTTTTGA
- a CDS encoding SDR family NAD(P)-dependent oxidoreductase — translation MDLSSLFSLHGKVAIITGASSGIGFSIAHFYAAAGAKVVINSRNQERLDEAIAKLKEKGYVAMGVANNIGYEDDRKNLIEQTVNKYGQIDILVNNAATNPVYGAIEDTDLGVFDKILDVNLKAPYELSKLSLPFLKQSSSASIINISSISALSPEKGLGLYSVSKSALVALTKAFAKEWGTYNIRVNAICPGLIKTKFSEVLWSNQELREKFLEALPLKRIGEEEEIGAMALFLASDASSYTTGSIFTVDGGFQA, via the coding sequence ATGGATTTAAGTTCTCTATTTTCATTACATGGTAAAGTCGCTATTATTACAGGAGCAAGTAGTGGCATTGGTTTTTCAATTGCCCATTTTTATGCTGCTGCGGGAGCGAAAGTGGTGATAAATAGTAGAAACCAAGAGCGGCTTGATGAAGCCATCGCCAAACTCAAAGAAAAAGGCTACGTAGCCATGGGGGTTGCAAATAACATAGGTTATGAAGATGATCGAAAAAATTTGATTGAACAAACAGTCAATAAGTACGGTCAAATAGATATTCTTGTTAACAATGCGGCAACAAACCCAGTATATGGAGCTATCGAAGACACTGACCTAGGCGTCTTCGATAAAATCTTGGATGTGAATCTTAAAGCACCCTATGAATTATCGAAATTAAGTCTGCCATTTTTAAAACAATCTTCATCAGCCTCCATCATAAATATTAGTTCCATTAGTGCTCTTTCTCCGGAGAAAGGATTGGGCCTGTACAGTGTTAGTAAATCTGCACTTGTAGCCTTGACCAAAGCCTTTGCTAAGGAATGGGGAACTTACAATATTAGGGTAAATGCCATTTGCCCTGGATTGATTAAAACAAAATTCAGTGAAGTACTTTGGTCTAATCAAGAACTTCGAGAAAAGTTTTTAGAAGCACTTCCATTGAAAAGAATTGGAGAGGAAGAGGAAATTGGTGCTATGGCTTTGTTCCTAGCTTCTGATGCCTCAAGTTATACTACAGGCAGTATTTTTACCGTAGATGGGGGTTTTCAAGCTTAG
- a CDS encoding YihY/virulence factor BrkB family protein, with protein MIKSKIKSLKKYSVFEILIDGVKDFGKNDSFTFAASTAFYTIFSLPALLIIILNIASVLLNEDTVKEELFAQVTKLMGSESASTLEDVMANVAISGQTFYSRIVGISVLIFSATTVFVSLQNSINHIWHIRSKPEKGLLKYIINRVLSFSMVASIGFLLLVSLLADAFIVILLNYFSDLFDSSTLKLASVINFLVTQGIFVLIFGLMYKILPDAKVKWKDVWLGAFVTMLLFALGKLLIGLYLGNADVGSYYGTAGSLVVVLIWVYYSVVIFLFGAQLTYYIAENIGGHVTPIKEAVKVRLIEIDEDEDEEEQE; from the coding sequence ATGATAAAAAGTAAAATAAAAAGCCTTAAAAAATATTCTGTTTTTGAGATTTTAATAGATGGAGTTAAAGATTTTGGGAAAAATGATTCCTTTACCTTTGCTGCCTCTACTGCCTTTTATACCATATTTTCTCTTCCTGCTTTATTGATAATCATACTCAATATTGCTTCTGTGCTCTTAAATGAGGATACCGTAAAAGAAGAGCTATTCGCACAAGTCACAAAATTAATGGGTAGTGAAAGTGCATCTACTCTTGAAGATGTTATGGCGAATGTGGCCATAAGTGGGCAGACATTTTATTCTCGAATTGTCGGTATTTCGGTACTCATTTTCTCTGCAACTACGGTATTTGTAAGTTTGCAAAACAGCATCAATCACATTTGGCACATTAGATCTAAACCTGAAAAAGGGCTCTTAAAATATATAATTAATAGGGTGCTTAGCTTTTCCATGGTGGCATCAATTGGCTTTTTACTGTTGGTTTCTCTCCTAGCAGATGCCTTTATAGTGATATTACTGAACTATTTTTCTGATTTGTTTGACAGCAGCACCTTAAAACTGGCTTCAGTCATCAATTTTCTGGTTACCCAAGGGATTTTTGTTTTGATTTTCGGCCTTATGTATAAAATTCTTCCAGATGCCAAGGTGAAATGGAAAGATGTGTGGTTGGGTGCATTCGTTACTATGCTTCTTTTTGCTTTGGGGAAGCTTCTTATAGGGCTGTATCTTGGTAATGCAGATGTAGGCAGTTATTATGGTACTGCAGGGTCTTTGGTGGTAGTGTTGATTTGGGTTTATTATTCCGTTGTCATCTTCCTTTTTGGTGCCCAATTGACCTATTATATAGCTGAAAATATAGGTGGACATGTGACACCTATCAAAGAAGCTGTAAAAGTACGACTTATAGAAATAGATGAAGATGAGGATGAAGAAGAGCAAGAGTGA
- a CDS encoding 1-acyl-sn-glycerol-3-phosphate acyltransferase, protein MKLLARFIFWISGWKVSGKWPEGLKKAVLIAIPHTSNWDLIYALSAFYIMEVPVKFTIKKEIMIGPLGWLIKALGGIPIDRKKVVGKRKQTYTEAMIQMLEEREELVMMVTPEGTRSYAPRWKSGFYHIALGANVPVVIGFLDYKRKLAGIGPVIQPNGNLQEQMEEMKAFGRTITGKFPDQGIR, encoded by the coding sequence ATGAAATTACTAGCTCGTTTTATATTTTGGATTTCTGGATGGAAAGTTTCAGGTAAATGGCCTGAAGGTTTAAAAAAGGCAGTCCTTATTGCGATCCCTCATACCAGTAATTGGGACTTGATTTATGCATTGTCTGCTTTTTACATAATGGAAGTTCCCGTAAAATTCACCATTAAAAAAGAGATAATGATAGGGCCACTGGGATGGCTAATCAAAGCTTTGGGAGGCATACCTATCGATAGAAAAAAAGTAGTAGGCAAAAGAAAGCAAACCTACACAGAGGCGATGATTCAGATGCTTGAAGAGAGGGAGGAGTTGGTTATGATGGTAACCCCTGAAGGAACAAGAAGCTATGCACCAAGGTGGAAATCTGGTTTTTACCATATTGCTCTAGGGGCAAATGTACCCGTAGTGATTGGCTTTTTAGATTATAAAAGAAAACTTGCAGGTATAGGTCCTGTAATTCAACCGAATGGAAATTTACAGGAGCAAATGGAAGAAATGAAAGCTTTTGGAAGAACCATTACCGGTAAATTTCCTGATCAGGGTATCAGATAA
- a CDS encoding patatin-like phospholipase family protein gives MKKNNKIGLALSGGGVRGIAHLGVLQALNEEGIYPDCLSGSSAGAIVAAMYAHGYAPREILDIIVQTKYFKFFKPSISFKALLRMDLLADLFAKYLPEDDFSALKIPIFVTATNFQKSRTEFFSNGPLIKRLMASACIPGMFEPILLNGELYIDGGVLNNLPVEPLVDDCDTIIGVNCNNLPDLKGDTHIKGLIERSVIMALNYNVYSRKPKCDYFIDPPGLAKFGVLEVKKAMEIYDTGYQYCKEFLLENQSLSLLKSQDINSLYKS, from the coding sequence TTGAAAAAAAACAATAAAATAGGACTTGCCTTATCTGGGGGAGGAGTGAGAGGTATTGCGCACCTAGGCGTTTTGCAAGCCCTCAATGAAGAAGGTATTTACCCTGACTGTCTTTCTGGTAGTAGCGCGGGGGCCATTGTTGCGGCAATGTATGCCCATGGTTATGCCCCAAGAGAGATATTAGACATTATTGTCCAAACCAAATACTTTAAATTCTTCAAGCCTTCAATTAGTTTTAAGGCATTGTTAAGAATGGATCTTTTAGCAGATTTATTTGCGAAATATTTGCCTGAAGATGATTTCTCTGCCTTAAAGATCCCCATATTCGTAACTGCTACCAACTTTCAAAAAAGTCGTACGGAGTTCTTCTCCAATGGCCCTTTGATTAAAAGATTGATGGCATCTGCTTGTATACCGGGGATGTTTGAACCGATTTTATTGAATGGGGAATTGTATATAGATGGAGGCGTACTAAATAATCTCCCTGTGGAACCTTTGGTTGATGACTGTGACACCATCATTGGGGTCAATTGTAACAATCTACCTGACCTAAAAGGGGATACACATATAAAAGGATTGATAGAAAGATCTGTGATAATGGCTTTGAACTACAATGTTTATAGCAGGAAGCCCAAATGCGATTACTTTATAGATCCTCCAGGTTTGGCAAAATTTGGTGTGTTGGAAGTGAAAAAAGCCATGGAAATTTACGATACCGGCTACCAATATTGCAAAGAATTTTTACTTGAAAACCAATCATTGTCTCTTTTGAAAAGTCAGGATATTAACAGTTTATATAAATCATGA
- a CDS encoding acetyl-CoA carboxylase carboxyltransferase subunit alpha → MVLEFEKPIADLELKLQEMIHLANEKNIDLSTDIQSLEEKLQILKRETFQNLTRWQRVQLSRHADRPYALDYIYEMTNDFIELHGDRTVKDDKAMIGGLGDIDGRSVMFIGQQKGRNTKLRQERNFGMANPEGYRKALRLMKMAEKFNKPIITLIDTPGAYPGIEAEERGQGEAIAKNLREMFKLKVPVICIIIGEGASGGALGIAIGDKVMMLENSWYSVISPENCSTILWRSWDHKEQAAEALKLTGPDMKNNGLIDTIIEEPLGGAHRNMQDMALRIKEKINEALVELDKMKVEKRIEKRIEKFCSMGVVQE, encoded by the coding sequence ATGGTATTAGAATTTGAAAAGCCAATAGCTGATCTGGAGCTTAAACTTCAGGAAATGATTCATTTGGCTAATGAAAAAAACATAGACTTGTCTACAGATATCCAATCTCTAGAGGAAAAGCTTCAAATATTAAAAAGAGAAACTTTTCAAAACCTTACCAGATGGCAGCGGGTTCAACTTTCCCGACATGCTGACCGACCTTATGCATTGGATTATATTTATGAAATGACCAATGATTTTATAGAGTTACATGGTGATAGGACTGTAAAAGATGACAAGGCGATGATAGGTGGCCTTGGTGACATTGATGGCAGATCTGTTATGTTTATAGGTCAACAGAAAGGAAGAAATACCAAACTTCGCCAAGAAAGGAATTTTGGTATGGCCAACCCTGAAGGTTACAGAAAGGCATTGAGGTTAATGAAAATGGCTGAGAAATTCAATAAGCCTATCATTACTTTAATTGATACTCCTGGTGCATATCCCGGAATAGAAGCTGAGGAAAGAGGACAAGGGGAAGCTATCGCCAAAAACCTTAGGGAAATGTTTAAGCTAAAGGTTCCTGTTATCTGTATCATTATTGGTGAAGGAGCTTCTGGTGGTGCTTTAGGTATCGCTATTGGTGATAAGGTAATGATGCTTGAGAATTCCTGGTATTCTGTTATTTCTCCCGAAAATTGCTCTACCATTTTATGGAGAAGCTGGGATCATAAGGAGCAAGCTGCAGAAGCACTTAAGTTGACAGGGCCTGATATGAAAAATAATGGCTTGATTGATACTATTATAGAAGAACCACTAGGTGGCGCGCATAGAAATATGCAAGACATGGCCTTGAGAATTAAAGAGAAGATCAATGAAGCTTTGGTGGAACTTGACAAAATGAAAGTTGAGAAACGCATCGAAAAACGCATTGAGAAATTTTGTTCGATGGGTGTTGTTCAGGAATAA
- a CDS encoding ABC transporter ATP-binding protein has protein sequence MLYAQSLQKYYGDLHVLKGVDVTIKKGEIVSIVGASGAGKSTLLHILGTLDKPDQGTLKVDDIDVLQLNGDKLASFRNDRISFIFQFHNLLPEFTAEENIWIPGLIGKKPESALRKRTDELAGLLGISSRLGHKPSQLSGGEQQRVAVARALVNSPDIIFADEPSGNLDTENAQSLHELFFKLRDELGQSFVIVTHNQSLAGMSDRMLTMKDGKILT, from the coding sequence ATGCTTTACGCTCAATCTCTTCAAAAATATTATGGTGATCTCCATGTCCTCAAAGGGGTAGATGTAACTATCAAGAAAGGGGAGATCGTGTCCATAGTTGGTGCATCAGGTGCAGGAAAAAGTACCCTATTGCATATTTTAGGTACTTTAGATAAACCAGATCAAGGTACTTTGAAAGTAGATGATATTGATGTTCTACAGCTTAATGGAGATAAATTAGCTAGCTTCAGGAATGATAGAATAAGTTTTATTTTTCAGTTCCACAATTTGCTTCCGGAATTTACTGCCGAAGAAAATATCTGGATTCCAGGTTTAATAGGTAAAAAGCCAGAAAGCGCACTTCGAAAAAGAACCGATGAATTGGCCGGTTTACTTGGAATCAGTTCTAGGTTAGGACACAAGCCTTCCCAGCTATCAGGAGGGGAACAACAGCGTGTGGCTGTAGCAAGGGCTTTGGTCAATAGTCCTGATATAATCTTCGCAGATGAACCTAGTGGTAATCTGGATACGGAAAATGCCCAATCCCTTCACGAACTATTTTTTAAATTAAGGGATGAACTAGGACAATCCTTTGTAATCGTTACTCATAACCAATCCCTAGCAGGGATGTCGGATAGAATGCTAACCATGAAAGATGGCAAGATTTTAACCTGA
- the sucC gene encoding ADP-forming succinate--CoA ligase subunit beta has protein sequence MNIHEYQAKEVLKSYGVKIQEGIVAESPEAALEAAKKLTADTGTSWYVLKAQIHAGGRGKGEIKETGSRGVVLAKSLEDVPVKAKDILNGTLVTIQTGDEGKLVNKILVAQDVYYPGKSEPKEYYLSILLDRATGSNIIMASTEGGVNIEEIAENSPEKIIKEWIDPLLGIQPYQARKVAFKLGLEGNAFKEMVKFIMALYAAYDASDASQFEINPVLKTSDDQILAVDAKVNLDDNALYRNKGLAQMRDVSEEDPFEVEAAESGLNYVKLDGNVGCMVNGAGLAMATMDMIKLSGGEPANFLDVGGGANAQTVEAGFRIILKDPKVKAILINVFGGIVRCDRIASGVVEAYKSIGDIRVPIIVRLQGTNAEEGAKIIDESGLKVTSAITLKEAAEKVQKVLNA, from the coding sequence ATGAATATACACGAATATCAAGCTAAAGAAGTTTTAAAATCTTACGGAGTCAAAATCCAAGAAGGGATTGTTGCTGAAAGCCCGGAAGCTGCACTTGAGGCAGCAAAAAAGCTTACTGCAGATACAGGTACTTCCTGGTATGTTCTAAAAGCACAAATCCATGCTGGAGGTAGAGGTAAAGGAGAAATTAAAGAAACCGGATCAAGAGGCGTGGTTTTGGCTAAATCTTTGGAAGACGTTCCAGTGAAAGCCAAGGATATATTAAATGGCACCCTAGTTACGATTCAAACAGGTGATGAAGGGAAATTGGTCAATAAAATCCTTGTGGCACAAGATGTCTATTATCCTGGTAAATCAGAACCTAAGGAATATTATTTGTCAATTTTATTGGACAGAGCTACAGGCAGCAATATAATCATGGCATCTACTGAAGGTGGTGTGAACATTGAGGAAATAGCTGAAAATTCTCCAGAGAAAATCATTAAGGAGTGGATAGATCCATTATTGGGTATTCAGCCTTACCAAGCTAGAAAGGTAGCCTTTAAGTTAGGTCTTGAAGGAAATGCTTTCAAGGAAATGGTGAAATTTATCATGGCCCTTTATGCTGCCTATGATGCCAGCGATGCTTCTCAATTTGAAATTAACCCAGTATTGAAAACATCTGATGACCAAATTTTGGCTGTAGATGCAAAGGTAAATCTGGATGACAATGCCCTTTATAGAAACAAAGGCTTGGCTCAAATGAGAGATGTTAGTGAAGAAGATCCTTTTGAGGTTGAGGCTGCAGAGTCAGGATTGAACTATGTTAAGCTTGATGGCAATGTAGGTTGTATGGTAAATGGTGCAGGACTTGCTATGGCAACAATGGACATGATTAAGCTTTCTGGCGGTGAGCCTGCAAACTTCCTAGACGTTGGAGGCGGGGCCAATGCACAAACTGTTGAAGCCGGTTTTAGAATCATCTTAAAAGATCCTAAAGTAAAAGCCATATTGATCAATGTATTTGGCGGTATCGTTAGATGTGATAGAATTGCATCAGGTGTGGTTGAAGCTTATAAATCTATCGGTGATATCCGCGTTCCTATTATTGTAAGATTACAAGGTACGAATGCGGAAGAAGGAGCAAAAATAATAGACGAATCAGGTCTAAAAGTTACTTCTGCAATAACATTGAAAGAAGCAGCTGAAAAAGTACAAAAAGTATTAAATGCTTAA
- a CDS encoding transposase, translated as MSIQEFLNKYSDLSKTNAVVYMEDADGNIFHSIDEAHKKGKHPFVTKNLKDSAIADLNDLGLSSKSEASKLMGIIQFIYGVDAKADMTATRGRRTYSSEEKASILANWKQAEAEGKTKADFSKDTGVTYQTLFKWIKES; from the coding sequence ATGTCTATTCAAGAATTTTTAAACAAGTACTCGGATCTTTCTAAAACCAATGCGGTGGTTTATATGGAAGATGCAGATGGAAATATTTTCCATTCTATCGATGAAGCACACAAAAAAGGAAAGCATCCTTTTGTAACAAAAAATCTAAAGGATTCAGCGATTGCTGATCTGAATGATTTGGGATTGTCTTCTAAAAGTGAAGCTTCTAAATTAATGGGAATTATTCAATTTATCTATGGAGTAGATGCCAAAGCTGATATGACAGCTACACGTGGCAGAAGAACCTATTCTTCAGAAGAGAAAGCTAGCATTCTTGCTAACTGGAAGCAAGCGGAGGCTGAAGGTAAAACTAAAGCTGATTTCAGCAAAGATACTGGTGTTACTTATCAGACTTTGTTCAAATGGATTAAAGAATCTTAA